Proteins found in one Candidatus Nomurabacteria bacterium genomic segment:
- a CDS encoding fasciclin domain-containing protein has protein sequence MKKKLFFIILGIAIAGVSIWFIVYGGKDETTANDTATTNSQQSDATTQEQKDSLDSILKKQKQIKIFNELLVEADVVTTLQGQGPYTVLAPTDDAFKALPEGLLDTLKKPENKDNLRKLMQYHIVKGNLSAESLQNGQKLPTVNGQEIIIEISDGKTSFVDAKGNKALIKTADVAASNGTIHILTAVLLPQ, from the coding sequence ATGAAGAAAAAATTATTTTTTATTATACTAGGGATCGCCATAGCTGGTGTAAGTATATGGTTCATTGTATATGGTGGTAAAGATGAAACAACAGCAAATGATACAGCTACAACCAATTCACAGCAAAGCGATGCAACCACGCAAGAGCAAAAAGATAGCCTAGACAGCATATTAAAAAAGCAAAAACAGATTAAAATATTTAATGAACTACTCGTAGAAGCCGATGTGGTAACTACGTTACAGGGGCAGGGTCCGTATACAGTACTTGCGCCAACCGACGATGCCTTTAAAGCTCTGCCAGAGGGTTTACTAGATACACTTAAGAAACCAGAAAATAAAGACAATCTACGTAAATTAATGCAATACCATATCGTCAAAGGTAATTTATCGGCAGAGAGTTTGCAAAACGGTCAAAAGCTTCCAACCGTCAATGGTCAAGAAATCATCATAGAAATAAGTGATGGCAAAACGAGCTTTGTAGATGCGAAAGGTAACAAGGCCCTTATAAAAACGGCAGATGTCGCGGCGTCTAATGGTACCATTCATATTTTAACAGCGGTCTTATTGCCACAATAA
- a CDS encoding DUF2130 domain-containing protein produces the protein MNEIICPHCKKAFTIDEAGFADIVQQVRNHEFNKELHERLALLEKEKENAVKLAEQKAQNALIAESAKKDAELAKLKADAEAKITRMQAKLENTETEKKLALTDAVHAIEKQRDDLVNQLKSKDHEAQLLKASLKDKYESELKSKDEMIAYYKDMKAKLSTKMVGETLEQHCETEFNKLRATAFQNAYFEKDNDVSSGSKGDYIYRDSDENGTEIISIMFEMKNEGDETATKHKNEDFLRELDKDRTEKKCEYAVLVTLLESESELYNSGIVDVSYKYQKMYVIRPQFFIPIITLLRNAARHSLAYKSELALVKAQNIDVTNFEGQLNDFRESFGRNYRLASEKFKTAIDSIDKSIAQLQKTKDNLLRSEDNLRIANNKAEELTVKKLTRGNPTMAAEFEEQNNS, from the coding sequence GTGAATGAGATTATTTGCCCCCATTGTAAAAAAGCCTTCACCATAGATGAAGCAGGTTTTGCTGATATTGTGCAGCAAGTCCGAAATCATGAATTTAATAAAGAACTACACGAACGCTTAGCACTGCTAGAAAAAGAAAAAGAAAATGCAGTTAAGCTGGCAGAACAAAAAGCACAAAATGCTCTCATAGCAGAATCTGCCAAAAAAGATGCCGAACTAGCAAAACTTAAAGCCGATGCAGAAGCGAAAATTACCCGTATGCAAGCAAAGTTAGAAAACACTGAAACAGAAAAAAAGCTTGCCCTAACAGACGCAGTTCACGCCATAGAAAAACAGCGCGATGATCTTGTAAACCAACTAAAAAGCAAAGACCATGAAGCCCAGCTGTTAAAAGCCTCGCTTAAAGATAAATACGAATCCGAACTTAAGAGCAAAGATGAAATGATTGCCTACTATAAAGATATGAAAGCGAAACTATCTACTAAGATGGTGGGAGAAACGCTGGAACAACACTGCGAAACAGAATTTAATAAACTCCGCGCAACGGCGTTCCAGAACGCTTATTTTGAAAAAGATAACGATGTTTCAAGTGGTAGCAAGGGTGATTACATCTACCGTGATTCTGACGAAAATGGCACTGAAATCATTTCGATAATGTTCGAAATGAAGAACGAAGGTGACGAGACTGCCACGAAACACAAAAACGAGGATTTTCTGCGCGAACTCGACAAAGATCGCACTGAAAAGAAATGTGAGTATGCTGTGCTTGTGACGCTGCTAGAAAGCGAAAGCGAGTTGTATAATAGCGGCATTGTGGATGTTTCTTACAAATACCAAAAAATGTATGTTATTCGGCCGCAATTTTTTATACCCATCATTACCTTATTGCGTAACGCTGCACGACATTCACTTGCATATAAATCAGAATTAGCACTTGTTAAGGCCCAAAACATTGATGTCACTAATTTTGAAGGTCAGCTTAATGATTTTCGTGAATCGTTTGGCAGAAACTATAGGCTCGCGTCCGAGAAATTTAAAACAGCCATCGATAGTATCGATAAATCTATTGCTCAATTGCAAAAAACCAAAGATAACTTATTGCGCTCAGAAGATAATTTACGCATTGCTAACAATAAAGCAGAAGAGTTAACAGTAAAGAAGCTCACGCGTGGTAACCCTACGATGGCAGCTGAGTTCGAAGAGCAAAACAATAGCTAG
- the gap gene encoding type I glyceraldehyde-3-phosphate dehydrogenase: MVTKVAINGFGRIGRNAFKVAFERKDIEIVAINDLTDTKTLAHLLKHDSNYGTYHHEVASDEEHIIVDGKPVRVYKQTDPALLPWGDLEVDVVIESTGFFVDPAKARAHIDQAGAKRVVISAPAKGEGATTIVLGVNEDKLEGASDIISNASCTTNCITPVMDVISQNFGIDKAMMTTVHSYTASQRLQDAPAKDLREARNAAENIVPTTTGASIAAGQALPEIAGVFGGLSVRVPTPVVSLSDFVIVTKQTVTVEAVNDAFKKAASEPYYQGILAITNEPLVSSDFIGNSHSSTVDLSLTSVVGGNLLKVVAWYDNEWGYSNRLVELTADVGSSVARKSSNEPAASYVGPEETHLEG; this comes from the coding sequence ATGGTAACAAAGGTAGCAATTAATGGCTTTGGGCGTATAGGGCGCAATGCATTTAAGGTAGCATTTGAAAGAAAAGATATTGAAATCGTAGCAATTAATGATTTAACAGATACAAAAACGCTTGCCCATCTACTTAAACATGATAGTAACTATGGTACATACCATCACGAAGTAGCGTCCGATGAAGAACATATCATTGTTGATGGCAAACCGGTCCGTGTGTACAAGCAAACTGACCCCGCTCTTTTACCTTGGGGTGATCTCGAGGTAGATGTCGTGATAGAAAGTACAGGCTTTTTTGTTGACCCTGCGAAAGCCCGCGCACACATAGATCAGGCTGGGGCAAAGCGAGTAGTGATTAGTGCACCGGCAAAAGGTGAAGGCGCAACCACTATTGTCTTAGGGGTAAACGAAGATAAGCTTGAAGGTGCAAGTGACATCATAAGTAATGCAAGCTGTACGACAAATTGCATTACACCAGTAATGGACGTAATAAGCCAAAACTTTGGTATAGATAAAGCAATGATGACAACAGTACATAGTTATACTGCAAGCCAACGTTTGCAAGATGCACCGGCCAAAGATTTGCGTGAAGCCCGCAATGCTGCCGAAAACATTGTACCTACTACAACTGGAGCATCAATTGCAGCTGGCCAAGCATTACCAGAAATAGCTGGAGTATTTGGTGGGTTAAGTGTGCGCGTACCGACACCTGTCGTCAGCTTGTCTGACTTTGTTATTGTCACCAAGCAAACGGTAACTGTAGAAGCAGTAAACGATGCTTTTAAAAAAGCCGCTAGCGAACCATACTACCAAGGCATTTTAGCGATAACCAATGAGCCATTAGTATCATCTGATTTTATTGGTAATAGCCACAGCTCAACGGTAGATCTGTCACTTACCAGCGTTGTTGGTGGAAATCTGCTTAAAGTTGTAGCATGGTATGACAACGAGTGGGGGTACTCTAACCGTCTCGTAGAGCTAACAGCAGACGTCGGTAGCAGTGTTGCACGTAAAAGTAGCAACGAGCCAGCCGCGAGCTACGTAGGCCCCGAAGAAACACACTTAGAAGGCTAA
- the trxB gene encoding thioredoxin-disulfide reductase, translated as MQDILMIGAGPAALTAAVYTTREDIDTVLLEKAVIGGLAATTDWIDNYPGFPEGISGLDLAENLRKQAERFGAKIELDEVSNIRKEGDVVVLDTFSGERRAKAVLIATGTEYKKLGIPGEAEYLSRGVHYCATCDGAFYRDKKIIVVGGGNSAVQEALFLTKFASHIDLLVRSDVFRASDVLLHELEKNKQITVHMNTTTDEIIGDGSKVTAVKGTDKKANKQVTFQTDGVFVFVGLKPNTQFLGKDIELDEIGFVKTNDRLETSLPGVFAAGDVRSGATMQIATAVGEGATAALRIREYLETLKK; from the coding sequence ATGCAAGACATACTCATGATTGGGGCCGGCCCAGCTGCTTTAACTGCAGCTGTATACACGACCCGCGAAGATATTGACACAGTATTATTAGAAAAAGCGGTTATAGGTGGGCTCGCCGCAACGACAGACTGGATAGACAACTATCCGGGGTTTCCAGAAGGCATAAGTGGGTTAGATTTAGCCGAAAATTTACGTAAACAAGCCGAGCGTTTTGGTGCAAAAATAGAGCTAGACGAGGTCAGCAACATACGCAAAGAAGGTGATGTAGTGGTACTCGATACGTTTAGTGGTGAGCGGCGCGCCAAGGCAGTCTTGATAGCCACTGGGACCGAGTACAAAAAACTTGGTATACCTGGTGAGGCTGAGTACTTGTCGCGGGGTGTTCATTATTGTGCAACATGTGATGGCGCTTTTTATCGCGACAAAAAGATTATTGTTGTTGGCGGTGGTAATTCTGCCGTACAAGAAGCACTGTTTTTGACTAAATTTGCGAGCCATATAGATCTATTGGTACGCAGCGATGTCTTTAGGGCATCAGATGTGCTGCTGCACGAACTAGAGAAAAATAAGCAGATTACCGTTCACATGAACACAACTACAGATGAAATTATTGGTGATGGCAGCAAAGTAACAGCCGTTAAAGGCACCGATAAAAAAGCAAATAAACAAGTGACATTTCAGACAGATGGTGTATTTGTATTTGTAGGCTTAAAGCCGAATACTCAATTTTTAGGCAAAGACATCGAGCTTGATGAGATTGGTTTTGTTAAGACAAATGACCGTTTAGAAACGTCACTTCCTGGTGTATTTGCGGCAGGGGACGTACGGAGTGGGGCTACCATGCAGATAGCTACTGCCGTCGGAGAAGGCGCAACAGCGGCGCTGCGTATTCGCGAATACCTAGAAACGCTTAAGAAATAA
- a CDS encoding RpiB/LacA/LacB family sugar-phosphate isomerase, which yields MKLFVAADHRGFTAKESIITYLKKRGYDTTDSGDDRYDPTDDFPVFAAKATSSVLTNTDSRAILLCGSGQGMIMAANRIKGIRAGLGWSRAAARGVRNDEDANVLAIPAELYDTNPQEVYAIIDEFLTTPFANAPRFIRRNKELDSL from the coding sequence ATGAAGCTATTTGTAGCAGCTGATCATCGTGGCTTCACCGCTAAGGAATCGATTATTACATATCTAAAAAAACGCGGTTATGACACTACCGATAGTGGTGATGACAGATATGATCCTACAGATGATTTTCCTGTATTTGCAGCGAAGGCTACAAGTAGCGTGCTGACTAATACCGATTCGCGAGCAATTTTACTATGTGGTAGTGGTCAAGGAATGATTATGGCTGCAAATCGTATTAAAGGTATACGTGCAGGGTTAGGTTGGAGCCGCGCGGCAGCCCGTGGCGTTCGTAACGATGAAGACGCGAACGTACTCGCGATACCTGCGGAACTATACGATACCAATCCCCAAGAAGTATACGCAATAATAGACGAATTTCTGACGACACCGTTTGCGAATGCACCGCGCTTTATTAGGCGCAACAAAGAACTAGATTCACTGTAG
- a CDS encoding transketolase family protein, with amino-acid sequence MILYLNDYTKKDIEKSPIRKGFGTGLVKAAEIDENVVALCADLTESTQMHLFRDAFSDRFFEVGIAEQNLATVGAGLAIAGKIPFISSYAAFSPGRNWEQIKTTVALNDVPVKIVGSHAGLYTGADGATHQMLEDIALMRVMPNMVVIVPADAIEAEKATLAIAKDKRPAYLRLAREATPVISTTKTPFEIGKAYVYEPGDDITIISTGTMTYQALMAAESLFKDGISAEVVHVPTIKPLDAVTILQSAKKTGAVITIEEAQIAGGLGGAVAEVLSEHHPTPMRRLGVKDKYGESGSPDELLKHFGLTAKHIMLTAHELLSATGKQ; translated from the coding sequence ATGATTTTATATTTAAATGACTATACCAAAAAAGACATAGAAAAATCCCCGATTCGTAAAGGGTTTGGTACGGGTCTTGTTAAAGCGGCAGAAATTGATGAAAACGTAGTGGCACTTTGTGCAGATTTAACAGAAAGCACTCAAATGCATTTGTTTCGCGATGCTTTTAGCGATAGGTTTTTTGAAGTAGGCATCGCCGAACAAAACCTCGCAACAGTAGGCGCAGGCTTAGCAATTGCTGGCAAAATTCCGTTTATTAGTAGCTATGCAGCCTTTAGCCCAGGGCGCAACTGGGAACAAATTAAAACCACGGTAGCACTGAACGATGTACCTGTAAAAATCGTTGGTTCACATGCTGGTTTGTACACTGGAGCAGACGGTGCTACACACCAAATGCTCGAAGATATTGCCCTTATGCGTGTGATGCCGAACATGGTTGTGATTGTTCCTGCAGACGCCATCGAAGCAGAAAAAGCTACCTTAGCAATTGCTAAAGATAAACGCCCAGCTTATCTAAGACTTGCCCGTGAGGCTACACCAGTAATAAGCACTACTAAGACTCCTTTTGAAATTGGCAAAGCGTATGTGTATGAGCCGGGCGACGATATAACGATTATCAGTACTGGCACAATGACATATCAAGCTTTGATGGCTGCAGAATCATTATTTAAAGATGGCATATCAGCCGAAGTTGTACACGTACCTACGATTAAGCCACTAGACGCCGTTACTATTTTGCAAAGTGCCAAAAAAACAGGTGCCGTGATTACTATAGAAGAAGCCCAAATTGCTGGTGGACTTGGCGGTGCGGTGGCAGAGGTATTGTCTGAACACCACCCTACGCCAATGCGCCGTTTGGGTGTAAAGGACAAGTACGGAGAAAGTGGGTCACCAGACGAACTTTTAAAGCACTTTGGCCTAACAGCAAAGCATATTATGCTCACAGCTCACGAGTTGTTGTCTGCAACCGGAAAGCAATAG
- a CDS encoding MarR family transcriptional regulator, with amino-acid sequence MPYRQITTYQTVIAQARAYRKVRAFMECTLKKYTITITEWLIIGTAIDAGKDGIRISELAKTLGVEMPVITNLVHKAEHTGWLIRIDDPKDKRARRVLMTSDGLEKACVIEGELKKATAPWLAGTDKAAIQGYYSVITALSNKEMPS; translated from the coding sequence GTGCCTTATAGACAAATCACTACTTACCAAACAGTTATTGCTCAAGCTCGGGCGTATCGCAAAGTACGTGCCTTTATGGAATGTACACTCAAAAAGTACACCATTACCATTACAGAGTGGCTTATTATAGGTACGGCGATAGATGCAGGTAAAGATGGTATTAGAATTTCAGAGCTTGCAAAAACGCTCGGTGTAGAAATGCCTGTTATTACTAATTTAGTACACAAAGCCGAACATACAGGTTGGCTCATTCGCATAGACGATCCAAAAGATAAGCGCGCACGACGAGTACTCATGACGAGTGATGGTCTAGAAAAAGCGTGCGTTATTGAAGGTGAACTAAAAAAAGCGACTGCTCCATGGCTAGCAGGTACCGATAAGGCTGCCATACAAGGTTATTATAGCGTTATTACTGCACTGTCTAACAAAGAAATGCCATCTTAA
- a CDS encoding transketolase: MSTKKLSVADLEKKANSIRKDIITMLETAGSGHSAGPLGLADIFTALYFDILKHDSKKPEWDERDYLLLSNGHCAPVLYATLAEAGYFNKKELHTLRQYGSRLQGHPERTKLPGVESTSGPLGCGLSQAIGIGLALRLNKQHHRWVYVVMGDGELNEGNIWEAAMMAPRHKLHNIIGIIDRNNIQIDGPTETVMPLEDLRAKWEAFGWHVIEIDGNDVEAVIDACAMARAVVEKPVMIIAHTIPGKGVDFMEYDFRWHGMPPNHAQAKLALQELRTLQGRIRSEHE; this comes from the coding sequence ATGAGTACAAAAAAACTATCGGTTGCTGATTTAGAAAAAAAAGCAAATTCCATTAGAAAAGATATTATTACGATGCTCGAAACAGCAGGCAGTGGCCATTCAGCTGGCCCGCTAGGCTTAGCTGATATTTTTACAGCACTTTATTTTGATATATTAAAACATGATTCAAAAAAACCAGAATGGGACGAAAGAGATTATCTACTATTAAGTAATGGGCACTGTGCACCGGTGCTGTACGCTACTTTGGCAGAAGCAGGCTACTTTAACAAAAAAGAGCTACATACACTGCGGCAATATGGAAGTCGCTTACAGGGGCACCCCGAACGCACGAAGCTACCAGGTGTAGAATCTACAAGTGGTCCTCTAGGCTGTGGACTTAGCCAGGCAATCGGAATAGGCTTAGCGTTACGACTTAATAAGCAGCATCATCGCTGGGTGTATGTAGTTATGGGTGACGGTGAGCTAAACGAAGGCAATATATGGGAAGCAGCTATGATGGCGCCGCGCCATAAACTACACAATATCATTGGTATTATAGATCGCAACAATATACAGATTGATGGCCCAACAGAAACAGTCATGCCGTTAGAAGATTTACGTGCTAAATGGGAAGCCTTTGGCTGGCATGTGATTGAAATAGATGGTAACGATGTAGAGGCTGTTATAGACGCCTGTGCAATGGCTCGCGCAGTGGTAGAAAAACCTGTCATGATAATTGCCCATACTATACCGGGTAAAGGGGTAGATTTTATGGAATACGATTTCCGTTGGCATGGTATGCCCCCTAATCACGCACAAGCCAAGCTTGCGCTGCAAGAACTCCGTACCCTACAGGGCCGCATCAGGAGCGAACATGAGTAG
- a CDS encoding inorganic diphosphatase, with amino-acid sequence MADFNKVLSPGDWQKALVNTVIEIPKGSSHKIEWDREHAAFMLDRVEPAIFAKPVNYGFIPGTLDEDGDELDTLVVTNEPLPTGIWLEAKVIGILNFEDDGEMDYKIVCVPADDRQTGDSINSLEDLGTRWQQQIEHHFTHYKDLKKPGSTKVLGWGDVAEAKTIISECIERYSN; translated from the coding sequence ATGGCTGATTTTAATAAAGTACTAAGTCCAGGCGATTGGCAAAAAGCGCTCGTAAACACTGTAATTGAAATACCGAAAGGGAGTTCCCACAAAATTGAGTGGGATCGTGAACATGCCGCGTTTATGTTAGACCGTGTAGAGCCAGCAATTTTTGCCAAACCAGTAAACTATGGCTTTATTCCTGGTACGCTCGATGAAGACGGCGATGAATTAGATACCCTCGTTGTTACGAACGAACCACTGCCCACGGGCATATGGCTAGAAGCAAAAGTGATTGGCATATTAAATTTTGAAGACGATGGTGAAATGGACTACAAAATCGTATGCGTCCCTGCAGATGATCGTCAGACAGGGGATAGCATTAACAGCCTAGAAGATTTAGGCACCCGGTGGCAACAACAAATTGAACACCACTTTACCCACTATAAAGATTTAAAAAAACCTGGCAGTACCAAAGTGCTTGGCTGGGGCGACGTGGCAGAAGCCAAAACAATAATTTCAGAGTGTATAGAGCGATATAGTAACTAA
- a CDS encoding FKBP-type peptidyl-prolyl cis-trans isomerase, translated as MSETAQRVGILLITLLFVGTTVGVTAYAIYANSSQDDAQTISQEELDKLTQQSKEEQQVQEQRQIEGFSPVASVPELKTEDLVVGTGAEAKPGDTVTVDYVGVLAATGAGFDNSIDRGQPATFGLGQVIVGWQEGIPGMKEGGKRRLYIPAAKAYGEQSPSPLIPANSDLVFDVTLIKVGQ; from the coding sequence ATGTCAGAAACAGCCCAAAGGGTCGGCATATTGCTCATTACGCTACTATTTGTAGGGACTACTGTTGGTGTAACAGCCTATGCAATCTATGCTAATTCTAGTCAAGACGATGCACAGACTATTAGCCAAGAAGAGCTAGATAAATTAACTCAACAATCTAAGGAGGAACAACAAGTGCAAGAACAAAGGCAAATTGAAGGCTTTTCACCAGTCGCGAGCGTACCAGAGCTAAAAACAGAAGATCTTGTTGTTGGCACAGGGGCAGAAGCTAAGCCAGGTGATACCGTCACCGTAGACTATGTAGGAGTACTAGCTGCAACTGGTGCTGGATTTGATAATTCCATAGATCGTGGTCAACCAGCTACATTTGGCCTCGGACAAGTGATTGTTGGCTGGCAAGAGGGAATTCCTGGCATGAAAGAGGGAGGCAAGCGCCGATTATACATACCGGCAGCAAAAGCATACGGAGAACAAAGTCCATCCCCACTCATCCCTGCAAATTCAGACTTAGTATTTGACGTTACGCTTATAAAAGTTGGCCAATAA
- a CDS encoding glutaredoxin family protein, which produces MPKEITIYTTTTCAYCVMVKKWLASKNLAYTEVNIDEQPDRAQEAFTISGQMAVPVTVITKQDDTQEVVVGYNIAKLAPAVA; this is translated from the coding sequence ATGCCAAAAGAAATTACAATTTATACAACCACTACCTGCGCCTATTGCGTTATGGTCAAAAAGTGGTTAGCAAGCAAAAACCTTGCATATACAGAAGTAAATATCGACGAACAGCCAGACAGAGCTCAAGAGGCGTTTACAATAAGTGGTCAGATGGCGGTACCAGTGACCGTAATAACTAAACAGGATGACACGCAAGAAGTTGTGGTTGGTTATAATATTGCCAAACTAGCCCCAGCTGTTGCGTAG
- a CDS encoding glycerophosphodiester phosphodiesterase, whose translation MQIISHRCETLSAIHAAATYDVAYIEFDIRYTKNNKIVVYHNDKTPSGKTIAHITLKALQREVEDTCELAPALVACGNRPALVESKSKGTIARSLPELKKNHRAAVASFHADEILAARINLPSHKTFLLQRYHPFGIIRKALNVDAHGIGLNKNWILLFPYYYNQAQKNELAIYTYTVNNLWLGRRLQALFKKLFICTDYPHKFTKTTPASSTKS comes from the coding sequence ATGCAAATTATTTCTCATCGTTGCGAAACACTCAGCGCTATCCATGCTGCTGCTACGTACGATGTAGCGTATATAGAGTTTGATATCCGGTACACGAAAAATAATAAAATAGTTGTGTATCATAACGATAAAACACCATCTGGCAAAACTATTGCACATATAACCTTAAAAGCATTGCAGCGTGAAGTTGAAGATACCTGCGAGCTTGCTCCGGCCTTGGTTGCCTGCGGTAACAGGCCCGCTTTGGTAGAATCAAAGTCTAAAGGGACGATTGCTCGTTCTCTGCCCGAGCTTAAAAAAAACCATCGGGCAGCAGTAGCCAGCTTTCATGCAGATGAAATTTTAGCTGCGCGTATCAACTTGCCGTCACATAAAACATTTTTGCTGCAACGATACCATCCTTTTGGAATTATTCGCAAAGCATTGAATGTAGATGCGCACGGTATAGGGCTGAACAAAAACTGGATCTTGCTGTTCCCTTACTATTACAACCAAGCGCAAAAAAACGAACTAGCTATCTATACCTACACTGTTAATAACCTATGGCTAGGGCGTCGTCTCCAGGCGTTATTCAAAAAATTGTTTATTTGTACTGACTATCCTCATAAGTTTACAAAAACCACCCCTGCGAGCAGCACTAAATCATGA
- a CDS encoding carbohydrate kinase family protein produces MSKHEHRKHTRILSVGAAVQDVFLQGKIFKPHKDCDGDMIEEFELGSKNDIDGVIFSTGGGATNASVTFARQGLHAMYLGKVGDDVAGRAILDDLHKDGVDTSLVGLSNNGYGSGFSCILLAPSGERTILAYRGASAHYSIKTADFHDTKPEWIYLTSLDGNFEVLHTVFAYAQQHNIKIAFNPGKKELAQKAELKKLIPKLTILSMNKQEMQSLYKGETLEELVRAANKDVHYVVVTDGPKGAMAADRWHIVKAGMYENVPVVDRTGAGDAFSSGFTAMIAAGEPLEWAVTYASANSTRVVSKIGAKAGIIHIDDVVHEMPLKVKEM; encoded by the coding sequence ATGAGCAAACACGAACATAGAAAACATACCCGAATCTTATCTGTCGGAGCAGCTGTGCAAGATGTATTTTTGCAAGGTAAAATCTTTAAACCGCACAAAGACTGCGATGGCGATATGATAGAAGAGTTCGAACTCGGTTCTAAAAACGATATTGACGGCGTAATATTTAGTACGGGCGGAGGTGCAACCAATGCCTCTGTAACATTTGCCCGCCAAGGCTTGCACGCGATGTATTTGGGTAAGGTAGGTGATGATGTTGCAGGGCGAGCGATACTGGATGATTTACACAAAGATGGTGTAGACACGAGCCTCGTTGGGCTGTCTAACAACGGCTATGGCAGTGGTTTTAGTTGTATATTATTAGCCCCAAGTGGCGAGCGGACTATTTTAGCCTATAGGGGTGCCAGCGCTCACTACAGTATAAAAACAGCAGATTTTCATGACACTAAACCAGAATGGATCTATTTAACAAGCTTAGATGGTAACTTTGAAGTACTACATACCGTATTTGCATATGCACAACAACATAATATAAAAATTGCTTTTAACCCTGGCAAAAAAGAACTCGCTCAAAAAGCAGAGCTTAAAAAACTAATTCCTAAGCTCACTATTTTGTCTATGAATAAGCAAGAAATGCAAAGCTTATATAAAGGGGAAACGCTAGAAGAATTAGTTAGAGCAGCGAATAAAGATGTGCATTATGTTGTAGTAACAGATGGGCCCAAAGGTGCTATGGCTGCCGATAGATGGCACATTGTCAAAGCGGGCATGTATGAAAACGTCCCCGTTGTAGATAGAACAGGTGCCGGTGATGCATTTAGCTCTGGATTTACTGCGATGATAGCCGCAGGCGAACCATTGGAATGGGCTGTGACTTACGCCAGTGCAAACTCTACCCGGGTTGTAAGTAAAATTGGTGCTAAAGCAGGTATAATACATATTGACGATGTTGTACATGAGATGCCACTAAAAGTAAAAGAAATGTAA
- a CDS encoding class II fructose-bisphosphate aldolase — protein MGHTIQQIRQNCTKARETMANARVQKFAVGAFNIDNQETLIAVAKAAQKLQAPLMVEVSHGEVEAMGLMNVRDMVDNYKQEFGIEMYINLDHSPSVETAKAGIDAGFEFIHIDVSQANHNATDNEIIIATREVVRYATFTGAIVESEPHYFGGSSNVHKEAFDYADIKKTFSTPRGAEKFVKDTGIDTYAAAIGNLHGSYPVPKTLDIALLERIRKALPRNTNISLHGGSGTPAHFYEEAVRAGVTKINVNSDMRRAFRDTLEKVLRENPDEYAVVKLMPEVYGAVQTVVETKLASYNSIGKAHY, from the coding sequence ATGGGACATACAATACAACAAATAAGACAAAACTGTACTAAAGCACGCGAAACAATGGCCAATGCACGAGTCCAGAAATTTGCTGTAGGTGCGTTTAATATAGATAACCAAGAAACGCTTATTGCGGTTGCAAAAGCTGCTCAAAAACTACAAGCGCCACTTATGGTAGAGGTCAGCCATGGCGAAGTAGAAGCAATGGGGCTCATGAACGTGCGCGATATGGTAGATAATTACAAGCAAGAATTTGGCATAGAAATGTATATTAACCTAGATCATAGCCCATCTGTAGAAACTGCCAAAGCGGGTATAGATGCCGGATTTGAATTTATTCATATAGATGTTAGCCAAGCTAATCACAACGCAACAGATAATGAAATAATAATTGCTACTAGGGAAGTTGTTCGTTATGCAACCTTCACTGGTGCAATTGTAGAAAGCGAACCCCATTACTTTGGTGGCAGCAGTAACGTGCACAAAGAGGCTTTTGATTACGCTGATATTAAAAAAACATTTAGTACACCACGTGGTGCCGAAAAGTTTGTAAAAGATACTGGCATAGACACATATGCGGCTGCTATTGGTAATTTACACGGCAGTTACCCGGTACCAAAAACGTTAGATATCGCTCTGCTAGAACGTATCAGAAAAGCCTTACCAAGAAACACTAACATTAGCTTACATGGCGGCAGTGGCACGCCGGCTCATTTTTACGAAGAAGCTGTTCGGGCAGGAGTTACGAAGATTAATGTTAACAGCGATATGCGCCGCGCCTTCCGTGACACCTTAGAAAAGGTCTTGCGTGAAAATCCAGATGAATACGCCGTTGTAAAACTCATGCCAGAAGTTTATGGTGCTGTTCAGACCGTCGTAGAAACCAAACTGGCGAGCTACAATTCTATAGGCAAAGCCCACTATTAA